DNA sequence from the Desulfosporosinus sp. Sb-LF genome:
AAAATATAAGTTTGTAATGTTGAAAATTGGGGATAAAGCCCTTAGTAATCAGAGATTAAATTATACTTTCTTAATTTACGGTACAAAACCGATTTATTTAGACCTAGAATTTTAGCGGTTTGAGCCTTGTTATTGTAAGTATTCTGTAAAACCCTCCGGATGGTTTCCTCTTCCAGTTTTCCCACCGCTTCACCGAGGTTATCAACGCTCTTAACGCTAATGGGCTCGATGCTTGGCACAGGTCGCAACACTGTTCTCGATAACGAAGGAAAAAACTCAGGGGTAAGACAAGAGTCTTGATTCAAGTCTGCCAGGTTAATGGCCCTCTCCAGTAAATTTTCCAACTCCCGTACATTACCCGGCCAATCATAGCTACAAAGTAGCTGTAATGCTTCTTCAGATACGTTCTCTACTTGGGTATGTAAACGCTGGTTCAATTTAGGCAAGAGGTAGTTTATCAATAAATAAATATCCCGCGGTCGTTTACGCAGGGATGGAACATTTAGAGTTACCACATTCAAGCGATAATAGAGATCTTCTCTGAATGTACCTTTTTTCATCATCTCTTCCAGATTACGGTTGGTGGCTGCTATTACTTGAACATCCACCCGAATGGGTTTGGTCCCTCCCACCCGCTCAACTTCACGCTCCTGCAAAACGATGAGCAATTTGGCTTGCATGGCCAGAGGCATATCCCCAATTTCATCCAGAAATATCGTACCATGGTTGGCTATTTCAAATTTGCCCAGTTTTCCTCCCTTCCGCGCTCCCGTAAATGCTCCTTCTTCATAGCCAAACAACTCTGATTCCAAAAGATTGTCCGGCAACGCAGCGCAGTTCACCCTAACAAAGGGGCGATCCTTCCGCGGACTGGCCTGGTGAATGGCATTGGCGAAAAGTTCCTTGCCTGTACCACTTTCCCCCATGATTAGAACCGTCGATCCAGTATTCGAAGCTCGCTGGGCTATGGATTTTACATTACGAATGGTTTCATCCTCACCTACAATATTATTGAAACAATATTTAGAACTATATATACAACTGACTACATCCTTATATACAGTCAGTTCTCTTTCTAACTCTTTCAACTTTTTGGAAAGAATTTTTGCTCCCGCAGCTCCTAACACTAGGCTTTGCCCCATGGCTCCGATCAGTTTTTCATCTTTATATAAAGGCATACGAAAGACAATGGTATCATGACCATTTACCGGCCAATAATCAGCTAGATGTACCCCTCTGGTCCTTAATACCTCCGGAAGTCTAGAGTGAGGCGTAACCTCTAAGATGTGCTTGTTCAATACATCTTCTTCCTTCAGACCCAGTATTTCTAGATAGGTCTTGTTAACTTTGCTAATTCTGCCCAAGGTATCGACCAAAATGATTCCAATGTAGGGATTTTCCAGAATTCCATCCAAAATCTCAATAAATACCTCGTTTTTCAAGTCTTCCATCGGTCTACCCCCTCGTATCTTCTCCGATTCGTCCAACAATCACTTAGACATGCAAATGCATTATTAGCGTTATACAGTATTCAGGAAATGAGCGTTGTGAGAAATAATATATGAATTCAGTTAATTATCATTTAGTCTATTTTACCCTAGACTTATATCTCTATATAATTTGACAGAAATGCAATACATTCCTCTATTTATTCATGATTAATCTTGAACTATATATCATAAAGATCCATTCATTCAAGATAAATAACATAGAAACTGATCATAATCTCTTAGAGACATTATATATTTTTAACCAATATATTCCGTACCAGTATGCAGCCCTAACCATTAAAGAGTTTCACCCTAGCGACAGCGCCCATGCAGTCGCACCAAAAAAGCACAACCTCCTAAAAATTAGGGCCGTGCTTGAACCGTTGTGCAAATACCCTTGTGCCGTTGTTTATAATATCTTAGACTTCATTGAAAGATTAAATCGACCTTAAAGAGATCCGTTGCATCCTCGGTTCAAGATCTATTTACCTATTAATTGACTCTCGACATTAAAAATAATCTCACAATCACAAATCCCACCATTTTTCCTAAGCACCTCTAAAATCTCGTTTATTTTTCCACGACTGAACTGCATCTGAGTAAGTATTTGACGGCTCAGGCGGAGGGTATGGTCGCATGTTAATCCTGAGAGTTTTTCATTCAACCTATAAAAAAACATTCTATGAAAAAGAAGGCTCAATAAATCAGAGTCCTTGTTTAAACTTGCCTTCTCATAGTTATACAGAGAGTCATAGTCTAGAGTTATTGTTTGCAATCCTGAGATAATTCTACGATTTACTTCTTCTTTAATTAATTTTCGGTCTTTTAATACTTCATTTTCTGGGGTTACTTGTTCTCTGAGCTCTCTTCGTTTTTCTTTCTTGGCTATTTTTTTACCCCTAGCTAATGGCATGAATATTGCCCCCTGTTTGTTTAGTTGGTGTACCTCATTATATAGGTACTATGAAGTATCATTTGTCCAAAGTCCTATTATAATACTTACTTCGTTGGTTAAAAAAATGAAAGCAGATTTTCATGGGAGCAACATTTAACATCTTCAATTAAAGGATATCCTGGTAAAAAAATCCCTTTGACCTATAGCATATTTTTGTGTATACTAATAATCGTCTGTTGGAGATAATCAGCTGAGTTGCTAGAGCCCCTGCCATACAAGCATAATAAGGTTTTTATCTCAAATGGGTAGGTGGCCGAGTGGTTAAAGGCGACAGACTGTAAATCTGTTCCGCGAGGTACGATGGTTCGAATCCATCCCTGCCCACCAAAACGGGCCATTAGCTCAGTCGGCTAGAGCACCTGACTTTTAATCAGGGTGTCCCGCGTTCGAGTCGCGGATGGCCCACCAATCAATTTGCGGGTGTAACTCAGTGGTAGAGTGTCACCTTGCCAAGGTGAAAGTCGCGAGTCCGAATCTCGTCACCCGCTCCAAAAACGCGCTCGTAGCCCAGCTGGATAGAGCGTCTGACTACGAATCAGAAGGCCGGGGGTTCGAATCCCTCCGAGCGCACCAAGATTTCCAGTTCAATCGAGGTTAATGGCATTATCAAATGCGGGAGTGGCGAAATTGGCAGACGCGCACGCTTGAGGGGCGTGTGGGTAACACCGTACGGGTTCAAGTCCCGTCTTCCGCACCAACTTTAAAGGATTTGGAGAAGTACTCAAGTGGCTGAAGAGGACGGTTTGCTAAACCGTTAGGGTGGGTAACTGCCGCGAGGGTTCAAATCCCTCCTTCTCCGCCATCATACATTCCTCGATAGCTCAATGGTGGAGCAACCGGCTGTTAACCGGTAGGTTGTAGGTTCGAGTCCTACTCGGGGAGCCATGGCAGGGTAGCCAAGTGGTCTAAGGCAAGTGGTTCATACCCGCTCATTCGAGGGTTCAAATCCCCCCCCTGCTACCACATATGCGGGTGTAGCTCAATGGTAGAGCACTAGCCTTCCAAGCTAGCTACGTGAGTTCGATTCTCATCACCCGCTCCATCATCAATATTCTCGCTCATGACAAAATAACAATTTTATAAGATACTTGAAAACACCCTATTGAAATCAATAGGGTGTTTTTTGATAACTATGAAACGAGAAAGACATGCGTTCCGGTCCCATTTCTAGCCAATAGATCTAATTGCTTCAATGATCCGTTTGATCTTAGTTTCATCTTTCAAGCCGTCAGTTTCGGCACCGCTGCTTACATCCACGCCAAAGGGATGACATTCCTCAACTACCTGAGCGATATTGCCACTTTCCAACCCGCCAGCTAGAAAAAACGGTTTATGCAGCGTAGGAATTAATGCGCGATCGAAGGTTTTTCCGCTGCCGCCGTATAGCCCTTTTTGGTAAGTGTCCAGTAAAAGCAGGTCGCAGGACAGCTTCTGTGCCTGAAGAATCTGTTCCGTACTCTGTACTCGTATTGCTTTGATCACGAAGCACGTGGTTTTCTGTTTGAGCGCCCGGATATACTCTTCGGTTTCATTGCCGTGAAGCTGTACTACTTCGATGACTCCCGTCTCACATAGTTCGATAATGGATTGCACCAGTGCATTAGTAAAAACGCCCACTGATTTAATATGAGGATCTAACCCAGCTTTGAGATGGCGCGCCTGTTCAGGCGTCACCTGCCGGCGGCTGTTTGCAAACACAAAACCAATATAGTCAGGCCGCCATCGGTTGACGGCGGCGATGTCCTCTTCCCTTGTTAGTCCGCAAAGTTTGATTTGTGTCATAGGGCTCCTCCCCGCAGTTCTTCGAGCATTTTCCCCTTGTCCGGACTGCGCATCAGGGTTTCCCCGATCAGCACGCCGTTGACGTTGGACTGACGTAGTACATCTATGTCTGCAGCTGTTTGAATTCCGCTTTCCGCCACAAAGAGGATGTTTTCTGGAACGAGTTTTCGAAGGGCCATGCTGTTGCGGATATCCACGGTGAAATCCTTGAGATTGCGGTTGTTAACCCCGATTATTCGCGCCCCTGCTTCAAGGGCTGATTCAATTTCCCTCTCGTCGTGAGCTTCTACCAGCGCGGACAGACCAAGATCGTCACAGAATGAAATATAGTCGCGGATGGTCTGTGTGTCGAGTAGGGCACAAATGAGAAGGACTGCAGACGCACCGATTGTTTTTGCCTCATAGATCTGATAAGCATCCACCGTAAAGTCCTTGCGCAGGACAGGAATGGAAACCGCTTTTTGTATTTGAAAAAGATAGTCATCTCTACCTAAAAAATAGTCTGGCTCAGTTAGCACGGAGATTGCGGCGGCTCCAGCCTGCTCATAGTCTTTGGCAATTTGAAGGTAAGGGAAATCTTGTGCGATTAGCCCTTTGGAAGGGGATGCTCTTTTGACTTCACAGATGAAATTGATGTCCTGTCTATGCAACGCCTTTTCAAACGGAAAGCCTGTCTCTGAACCAATGTTTCTGGCTGCTTTTTTGATTTTTCTAAGAGGGATCTGTGCTTTGTTCTGCTCCACCCTAGTACGGGCGGAAGCTGCAAGTTTATCGAGTATCATGGCTGCACCTCATGGGTCAGTTTGGAAAACTCAGCCAGTTTGGCAGCAGCTTTTCCGCTGTTGATCAGTTCCTCTGCCCTTTGGATGCAGTCCTCGACAGTGCAGTTGTCAATGCCAAGATAGAGCGCCATAGCTGCATTGAGCACCACTACATCACGTTTTGCTCCCTTTTCCTTGCCGCTTAGAATGTCCCGTGTAATTTGGGCATTGTCTTCAGGCATGCCGCCCGCCAGATCCGGTAACTTGCAGCGATTAAACCCAAACTGTTCAGGAGTGATATCGTAGGTCGTTAGTTCACCATGGCGAATCTCGCAGACGTGAGTTTCACCGGTGAGTGTCACCTCGTCCATGCCGTCACAGCCGCTGACCGCTAAGCCGCGCACCACGCCAAGATTCGAAAGCACTTGGGCAAGCGGTTCCACCAGCTTCCGATCGTAAACGCCCATGAGTTGCATGGTGGCTCCTGCTGGATTAGATAGTGGTCCCAAAACGTTGAAGATGGTACGCACTCCCATCTCCCGGCGAACTGGTGCTGCGTATTTCATAGAAGAATGATAGAGCTGAGCGAACATAAAGCAGATGTTACTGTGCTCCAGGATTTTTTCACTCTGTTCGGGGGAAAGGTTCAGGTTGATTCCAAGACACTCTAGTACATCAGCCGCGCCGCTTTTGCTTGATACGCCACGGTTGCCGTGTTTTGCCACTGGTACCCCGCCTGCCGCGACCACAAAAGCAGATGTAGTGGAGATGTTGAAGCTACCCACCCCATCGCCGCCTGTTCCGACAATGTCGATGACCTTGCGCACCGGGTTAATCTTCAGCCCATTTTCACGCATGACGGTCGCGCAGGCCGTAATCTCATCGACTGTTTCTCCCTTCATCCGCAGTATGGCCAGTAAGGCACCCATCTGAGCTTGGGTAGCTGTACCGTCCATCATTTCTCTCATAACCACTTTTGCGGTCTCAAAGTCAAGATCTTTTCCATTTAGTACTTCTTGTATTGCTTGCTGTATCATTTTCATTTTCCTCCTTATAATTCCAAAAAGTTTTCTAGAATTACATGCCCCATCGGGGTCAGAATGGATTCTGGATGAAACTGCACCCCGTAAACGTCATAGTCTTTATGTTTAACTGCCATAACTTCGCCTAGTTCGTCCTCTGCGATTACTTGCAGCTGAGTGCTCATCGTCTCTTTCCGAGCGATCAGGGAATGGTAACGTGCCGCGTCGATCTGTTGCGGAAGCCCTCGGAAGATGGAAAAGGTGTTGTCAATTTGGATGTGACTTTTCTTTCCGTGCATGAGTTGTCTTGCGTGACAGATTTCGGCTCCGTATACTTCACAAATCCCTTGATGTCCTAGACAGACCCCGAGGATCGGGGATTTTCCTGCCAGCTTACGGACGACATCTTCGCAGACGCCGGCGTCTTTCGGGTAGCCCGGCCCGGGTGAAAGAATGATGTGGGAGGGATTTAGAGCTTCGATCTCTTCAACCGTCAGTTCGTCGTTTCGTACAACTCGAATATCTGAGTTAATGCCGCCTGCAAGCTGGACCAGATTATAGGAAAAGCTGTCGTAATTGTCGATCAGTAAAATCATTAGTCATCCACCTCCCCTGCATTGCGGATGGCATTCATCACGGCCAGCGCTTTATTGGCGGATTCCTCATACTCGTTTTCGGGTATGCTGTCCGCCACAATGCCGCCGCCTGCCTGAACATATACTTTTCCATCTTTCTTTACAGCCATGCGAATGGCAATACAGGTATCCATATTCCCTGTGAAATCCAGATATCCCAGCGCACCTCCGTAGATTCCGCGGGGTTCCTTTTCCAACTCCTCAATAATCTCGCACGCCCGGATCTTCGGTGCGCCGGAAAGAGTACCTGCAGGTAACACTACCTCAATGGCGCTGTATCCGTCACGTTCGGGCAGAATGTTGCTTTCTACCCGAGAACAGATATGCATGATTTTTGAGTAACGGTGAATCATCATATATTCCGTGACCTCGACAGAAGAGTACTCAGAAATTTTCCCCAGATCGTTTCTACCCAAATCTACCAGCATATTATGTTCAGAAAGTTCCTTTTCATCAGCCAAAAGCTCCTGTTCCAGTTTCTTGTCCTCTTCCTCCGTTCTCCCCCTCGGGCGGGAGCCCGCCACTGGAAAAGTAGTAAGCCGACCATTTTGCAAGCGCACAAGCGTCTCAGGAGATGAACTCATAATCTCATCTCCGTCGATATTCATATAGACCATATAGGGGGAGGGATTGGTCGTTCTCAATACGCGGTAAGCATTCATGAGGCTTCCTCTGTAAGGCGTGACAAACTGCCTGGAGATAACAGCCTGGAAGATGTCCCCATCCCTGATGTATTCTTTTACCCGCCCCACGATGGAGCAGTATTCTTGTTTGCTCATATTGCAGGTAAATTGCACATTTTTTTCACTCTCGAGTTTTGGCAACGGCTGTGTATCACGTATGATGCCAGCGATGACTTCGAGTTCAGCCATAGCCCGTCCGTAGTTTTTCAGGACATTGTCAGTTCTCATATTGACTACAATGCAGATCTTTTGTTTTAGATGATCATAGGCGATCACCTTGTCAAACAGCATAAGATCAAAATCGTTACAGTCGCCTCGTTTTATATTTAATTTCGGTTCCGTATAACCAATAATGGCATAAGCGAAATATCCTACAAAACCTCCAGTAAAGGGTGGCATATCAGGCATCTTCGGGGATTTATAGTCCTTCTGAATTTCCCGCAGCACTTCCAAAGGGTTATTGGTTTGTATTCTGGTGATATCACCATTCCGCTCGATCGTAACCATTTGTTCCTTACAGGACACTCGCATCAGCGGATCGAATCCCAGAAAGGAGTAACGACCCCACTTTTCTCCCCCCTCTACGCTTTCCAACAGATAGTAGCGTTTGCTAATACCGGACAACTTGCGCAGCAGTGTAATAGGAGTGATAATATCAGCATAGATTTCCCGACATATGGGTATTATGCTGTACTCCTTAGCTAATGTCAGTATTCTTTCACAATCCGGTTTATTCATCATCTTCACCTTATTTCATCGATTACCCTTATTTCAGAAGATAATAGGATG
Encoded proteins:
- a CDS encoding sigma 54-interacting transcriptional regulator encodes the protein MEDLKNEVFIEILDGILENPYIGIILVDTLGRISKVNKTYLEILGLKEEDVLNKHILEVTPHSRLPEVLRTRGVHLADYWPVNGHDTIVFRMPLYKDEKLIGAMGQSLVLGAAGAKILSKKLKELERELTVYKDVVSCIYSSKYCFNNIVGEDETIRNVKSIAQRASNTGSTVLIMGESGTGKELFANAIHQASPRKDRPFVRVNCAALPDNLLESELFGYEEGAFTGARKGGKLGKFEIANHGTIFLDEIGDMPLAMQAKLLIVLQEREVERVGGTKPIRVDVQVIAATNRNLEEMMKKGTFREDLYYRLNVVTLNVPSLRKRPRDIYLLINYLLPKLNQRLHTQVENVSEEALQLLCSYDWPGNVRELENLLERAINLADLNQDSCLTPEFFPSLSRTVLRPVPSIEPISVKSVDNLGEAVGKLEEETIRRVLQNTYNNKAQTAKILGLNKSVLYRKLRKYNLISDY
- a CDS encoding DUF2695 domain-containing protein, translating into MPLARGKKIAKKEKRRELREQVTPENEVLKDRKLIKEEVNRRIISGLQTITLDYDSLYNYEKASLNKDSDLLSLLFHRMFFYRLNEKLSGLTCDHTLRLSRQILTQMQFSRGKINEILEVLRKNGGICDCEIIFNVESQLIGK
- a CDS encoding phosphoribosylanthranilate isomerase; this encodes MTQIKLCGLTREEDIAAVNRWRPDYIGFVFANSRRQVTPEQARHLKAGLDPHIKSVGVFTNALVQSIIELCETGVIEVVQLHGNETEEYIRALKQKTTCFVIKAIRVQSTEQILQAQKLSCDLLLLDTYQKGLYGGSGKTFDRALIPTLHKPFFLAGGLESGNIAQVVEECHPFGVDVSSGAETDGLKDETKIKRIIEAIRSIG
- the trpC gene encoding indole-3-glycerol phosphate synthase TrpC; the encoded protein is MILDKLAASARTRVEQNKAQIPLRKIKKAARNIGSETGFPFEKALHRQDINFICEVKRASPSKGLIAQDFPYLQIAKDYEQAGAAAISVLTEPDYFLGRDDYLFQIQKAVSIPVLRKDFTVDAYQIYEAKTIGASAVLLICALLDTQTIRDYISFCDDLGLSALVEAHDEREIESALEAGARIIGVNNRNLKDFTVDIRNSMALRKLVPENILFVAESGIQTAADIDVLRQSNVNGVLIGETLMRSPDKGKMLEELRGGAL
- the trpD gene encoding anthranilate phosphoribosyltransferase, coding for MIQQAIQEVLNGKDLDFETAKVVMREMMDGTATQAQMGALLAILRMKGETVDEITACATVMRENGLKINPVRKVIDIVGTGGDGVGSFNISTTSAFVVAAGGVPVAKHGNRGVSSKSGAADVLECLGINLNLSPEQSEKILEHSNICFMFAQLYHSSMKYAAPVRREMGVRTIFNVLGPLSNPAGATMQLMGVYDRKLVEPLAQVLSNLGVVRGLAVSGCDGMDEVTLTGETHVCEIRHGELTTYDITPEQFGFNRCKLPDLAGGMPEDNAQITRDILSGKEKGAKRDVVVLNAAMALYLGIDNCTVEDCIQRAEELINSGKAAAKLAEFSKLTHEVQP
- a CDS encoding aminodeoxychorismate/anthranilate synthase component II yields the protein MILLIDNYDSFSYNLVQLAGGINSDIRVVRNDELTVEEIEALNPSHIILSPGPGYPKDAGVCEDVVRKLAGKSPILGVCLGHQGICEVYGAEICHARQLMHGKKSHIQIDNTFSIFRGLPQQIDAARYHSLIARKETMSTQLQVIAEDELGEVMAVKHKDYDVYGVQFHPESILTPMGHVILENFLEL
- a CDS encoding anthranilate synthase component I family protein; this translates as MNKPDCERILTLAKEYSIIPICREIYADIITPITLLRKLSGISKRYYLLESVEGGEKWGRYSFLGFDPLMRVSCKEQMVTIERNGDITRIQTNNPLEVLREIQKDYKSPKMPDMPPFTGGFVGYFAYAIIGYTEPKLNIKRGDCNDFDLMLFDKVIAYDHLKQKICIVVNMRTDNVLKNYGRAMAELEVIAGIIRDTQPLPKLESEKNVQFTCNMSKQEYCSIVGRVKEYIRDGDIFQAVISRQFVTPYRGSLMNAYRVLRTTNPSPYMVYMNIDGDEIMSSSPETLVRLQNGRLTTFPVAGSRPRGRTEEEDKKLEQELLADEKELSEHNMLVDLGRNDLGKISEYSSVEVTEYMMIHRYSKIMHICSRVESNILPERDGYSAIEVVLPAGTLSGAPKIRACEIIEELEKEPRGIYGGALGYLDFTGNMDTCIAIRMAVKKDGKVYVQAGGGIVADSIPENEYEESANKALAVMNAIRNAGEVDD